A single region of the Chelmon rostratus isolate fCheRos1 chromosome 5, fCheRos1.pri, whole genome shotgun sequence genome encodes:
- the sdf2l1 gene encoding stromal cell-derived factor 2-like protein 1 has translation MEIIHTVHVLVKSLLFVLLWSNCEGRESELNYVTCGSLVKLLNTRHNVRLHSHDVKYGSGSGQQSVTGVENADDANSYWQIRGKPNRPCQRGLAIKCGQAIRITHMKTGRNLHTHHFSSPLSNNQEVSAFGENGEGDDLDLWAVQCDGDHWERDEAVRFKHVGTDVFLSVTGEQYGHPIRGQREVHGMSTPNQHNWWRSMEGVFIQPSQELLRHDEL, from the exons atgGAGATAATTCACACTGTCCACGTTTTGGTCaaatcactgctgtttgtgctgctgtggtcaAACTGTGAAGGAAGAGAGTCGGAGCTCAACTATGTGACCTGCGGCTCACTGGTCAAACTGCTGAACACCAGACACAACGTCCGCCTGCATTCCCACGATGTCAAATATGGCTCAG gcagtgGACAGCAGTCTGTAACTGGAGTTGAGAACGCAGATGATGCCAACAGTTATTGGCAGATTCGAGGGAAGCCCAACCGTCCGTGCCAACGCGGGTTGGCCATCAAGTGCGGTCAGGCCATCCGCATCACGCACATGAAGACTGGCCgaaacctccacacacaccacttcaGCTCGCCCCTGTCCAATAACCAG GAGGTCAGCGCTTTCGGAGAGAACGGCGAGGGCGACGACCTGGACTTGTGGGCGGTGCAGTGCGACGGCGACCACTGGGAGCGCGACGAGGCAGTGCGCTTCAAGCACGTGGGCACGGACGTCTTTCTGAGCGTGACGGGCGAGCAGTACGGCCACCCCATCCGCGGCCAGCGCGAGGTGCACGGCATGAGCACTCCCAACCAGCACAACTGGTGGCGCTCCATGGAGGGGGTCTTCATCCAGCCCAGCCAGGAGCTGCTGCGCCACGATGAGCTCTGA